TGTCCACGCCGAACTTAGCGATGATTTCCTGGGTTTTCTTGGCAACCATGAAACCGGCAAAGGCCTTGGCCCCGGGAGCGTTGACCTTGGACCACTTGGCCGGATTGACCTCGATAACATGGTAGATGTTGAGCAGCAGAGGTTCCCCTTCAATGAGGATATCGAGGCCCAGGTTCTTTTTGAGGGAGAGATAGGTGGCCCGGTCGGTGAGGGTGTAGCCTTTCTTTTCGGCGGCTACATTCAGGGTTTGCCCCATGCCGAGGCCGGTCTGTTGAAACCATTTCTGCCCTTCCGGGTTGACCCCGGCCGCCTTCCAGAGACCCTTTTCCTTGGAATGGGTTCCGGAATTATCCCCCCGGGAAAGGAAAAGGGCCCCGGTCTGGGCAACCATCTTCAGTGCCTCCTTCGATGATTTCATCCCCTTGATCCTGGCCGGATCAACGGGCGGCCCGACGATAATGAAATCATTATGCATAACCAGCATCCGGTTGATCCCGAACCCCTTGTCGATAAAGGCCTTTTCGGCTTCCGGGGAGTGGACCAGGAGCACATCGGCCTCTCCCTTTTCTCCCATCTTCATGGCTTGGCCGGAGCCGACCGAAATCGTCTTGACAAAGTAACCGGTTTCCTTTTCAAAGATCGGGATCAAAACATCGAGAAGGCCTGAGTCCTGGGTACTGGTCGTGGTGGCCAGGATGACATTTTTCTGCTGTTTTTCTGCGGCAGTGGCTGCCGAAGCAAAAAAGGGGATAAGGAGAATTAAAAGACCCAGGAAGGGAGCAAAAAATTTTTTCATCGGTGTTCCTCCTTAACAGAAAAATAAAGTTGCAAGTTATAAGTTGCAGGTTGCAAGTTTCAAGAGGTTATAGGGTATAGGCGAAAAAACCATAAGATCATTTTTACCTTGCCCTCGTCCCCAGAAAAATTTTCATGATCGTTGGTTTTTATATATGTCAATTGTGGCATAGTAGTCAATAAAAAAATTTGGCGGTAGGGTGGGTGGAGTGAAACGGAACCCACCAACAGAAATGAGGTCATACAGGTACTTATTTCATATGTATATTGGTGGGTTGCACTTTGCTCCACCCACTACGGGAAACTGATCCACGGTTTGACTCCCAGAGATAGAAAACGATATATTCTCCCATAGTTATCGAAAAGTGAAGGGGGGCAAGGTCCAAACAGAAGTTGACAACAAGGGCTTTTAAGGGTATGAATTAATACCCTAAAGCAGTCATTTTTAAAAAAATGGAGGGTCCCGTCATGAAGCCAGCCAGAATTATTTTTGTGGTTTTTTGTCTTTTTTTGCTTGTCTTACCCCCTGCTTTTGCCCAGACGGCCAGGCCGGAGAAACCGAAAATCGTCGTGGCCGTCGGCGGTCAGCAGGGTCTTATCTATCTTCCTTTAAGCGTCGCCTGGCGACTCGGATACTTTAAGGAAGCAGGTCTGGAAGTCGACCTTCAGAATCTGGCCGGGGGCGGCCAGGCCCTGAGGGCCCTGGTAGGCGGGAGCGCCGAATTTGTCAGCGGGTTTTATGACCATACCATCCAGATGAACGCCCAGGGCAAGAAGATCAAAGCCATCGTTATGCAGCAGCGCTTCCCCGGCTTGGTCCTCCTGGTTTCCAAGGCCGCGAGAGATCAAGGAGTGAAGAGCCTGGCCGATTTGAAAGGCAAGAAGATCGGCGTCACGGCCATGGGATCTTCCACGCACTTTTTTGTCAATTACCTCTTAAACGGGGTGGGTCTGACCCCTGAAGATTATTCTATTATCGGCGTAGGCATCGGCTCCACGGCCGTGGCCGCCTTGCGTAATAAGCAGATCGAAGCCCTTTCCGGTCTTGAACCCAGCGTTTCCACCATCCAAAACCTTGGAGACCTGGGCCTTGTTCTGGCCGACACCCGAACCACGGCCGGCACGACCAAGATCTTCGGCGGGTCTTACCCTGCAGGCTGTATTTACACCAGGGAAGAGATCATCCGGCAGTATCCCCAAACGGCCCAGGCCCTGGTCAATGCCATGATCAAGGCCCTGCGCTGGATACAGACGCACAAACCGGAAGAGATAACGGCCCTGATGCCGGAAGAATATTATCAGGGCAACAAAGAAATCTATCTCCAGGCCTTAAAGAATATGCTGGATTCCTTTTCGCCGGATGGACGCATAGCCTTAGGGGATGCTCAGAACGTGGCCAAGGTCATGAGTTCCGATCCGGTGGTGAAAAAGGCTTCTGTCAATCTGGCCGATACCTTTGATATGCGCTTTGTCGAAGCCTCTTGGAAAACCCAAAAGAAATAGGGTTTCCCCTTGGCTGCCATCCCAGAATCCGGCCCTTTCCAGCAGGATTGTCCGCCGGCCATAACCTTTAAAGGGGTTAACAAATCTTTTCTCACCCCTGACGGCGGTACCTACCTGGCCACCAGCAATATCGACCTGAACTTAGGCCAGGGGGAATTCGTTACCATCGTCGGCCCCACGGGCTGCGGTAAATCGACTCTTCTTAACCTGGCGGCAGGACTCCTTTTCCCGGATAAGGGGAGCGTGGAGATATTAGGCTTCCCCCTTACCGGAATCAATCGATTCGCCGCTTACCAGTTTCAGGAGGATGTGATCCTCCCTTGGAAGACCGCTGAAGAGAATGTCATGCTCGGCCTCCTGTTCCGGAACAGGCCGTTCAAAGAGGCCCGGGCCTCGGCCCGGGATTGGCTGGCCCGGGTAGGTCTGACCGGATTCGAGAACCGCTATCCCCATCAGCTCTCCGGTGGTATGCGCAAACGGGTGGCCCTGGCCCAGGCCTTGATCGTGGAGCCCCAAATCCTGCTCATGGATGAACCTTTCTCGGCCCTGGATGAGCAGACCCGCCAATTCATGGAGGATGATCTCCTGAATATTTGTACGGAGTTTGGCAAGACCGTTCTCTTTGTAACCCATGACCTGGAGGAGGCCATTTCCCTGGCCGACCGGGTGATGGTCCTTTCGGCCGGGCCCGGGGCGACCATCATCGGGGATTATCCGGTCAACATACCCCGGCCCAGAGAGGTGGCCGACATCCGGGTGCATCCGGTGTTTCGGGAGATTTTTAAGACCATCTGGGAGCACCTTCGGGGAGAGGTGATGAAGGCCTATGCCCGGAAATGATTATTTCAGGCTTCGGTTGAAACAACTGTCCGTCTTCATTGTCGGGGTGGCGGCCTGGGAGGTGTCGGCCGCCCTGCAATGGATCGACCCCTTTTTTTTCAGCCGGCCCAGTGCCGTTGTCGTTCGACTGGTCAAATGGTTCAGCGGCGGAAGCATCTATCCGCACATCGGCATTACCGCCCTGGAGACCCTTCTGGCCTTTTTGGCCGGGGCCTTGTTAGGGATTATCTTCGGCTTTCTCTTCGCCCGCATCCCCTCGCTGGCGGCCATCTTCGATCCGTATGTCAAGATCGCCAATGCCCTGCCCCGTATCGCTCTGGCTCCTATCTTTACCCTCTGGTTCGGGCTGGGGATTTTGTCCAAGGTCGTCTTCGGTGTGACCCTGGTCTTCTTCATTGTTTTCTTCAATACCTACCGCGGGGTCCGGGAAGTGAATCCGAACATCCTGAACAACGCCCGTATGCTCGGGGCCAATGAACGGGACCTCTTTCGTCATGTCCTCCTGCCCTCGGCTATGAGCTGGATCCTGGCCAGCCTGCATACCAGTGTCGGCATGGCCCTGGTCGGGGCCGTGGTCGGTGAGTATCTGGGGGCGGCCAGGGGCCTGGGCTATATCATCGCCCAGGCCGAGGGGGTCTTCGATACCACCAGCGTCTTTGCCGGGCTGGTCGTCCTTTCCGCCTTCGTCCTCATCATCGACCTGATCGTCTCCGTGGTCGAAAGCCGGCTCCTTAAGTGGAAACCTTCGGCTTGAGCGGATAGGGGTTAAGGAACACCAGTCCTGAGAAGCGTCCCCAAAAATAAACCTTGATTTTCTGTGCATTAAAATGTACACTGATGTACATAATGGAGGTGTCAGATGAAAGCAATAACCTTCACTGAGTTTCGGCAGCATGCTTCACGTCTCTTTTCTGCCATCGAGGAAGGAGAGGTAATTGTTATTTTGCGCCATGGGAAACCTATCGCGGAGATAACGCCCCTATCCAAGGAAGCCGCAAGACCGTCCTGGAAAAAGCCCGGCTTGCGCCTGTCCGTCAAGGGTGCCAGTCTCTCTTCCGCAATTTTGGAGGAGCGCGAACGTGAAAACGTTCTTTGATGCTTCGGCCTTTGCAAAAAGATATATTGAGGAAGATGGAAGCCAACAGGTTGATGAACTCTGTCAGGAAGCCACCGAGCTTGCCCTTAGCGTCATTTGTGTTCCTGAGATCATTTCTGCTTTAAACCGCCGCATACGGGAAAAGATTCTTTCCCGCCGGGAATATAGAACCGTTAAAGAGCACCTGTCCGATGACATTCATGATGTCGAAATCATCAACTTGACTCCTGAGATCCTGGCCAAAGCTACTACACTGCTCGAAGCCCATCCGCTGTGTTCAATGGATGCGCTTCATATCGCCTGCGCTTTAGAATGGGGGGCGGAACTGTTCGTATCTTCCGATAAGCGTCAAACAACGGCAGCCGGGAAAGCCGGCCTGAAAATAAAACTTATTTAAGCAGGCCAACATTGTAGTGTCCCGGAGTCAGAGAAAAGGCTCATTTTTTGACACTTTGTATTTTATGGGATACACTTAATCATGATTGAAATCCGTTAGACTGAAGCTTTTTCTAAGTGATTGAGTGAGTTGCGAGATCTTTAGGCGCGAGCGCGAATTTACCAGGATCGCCCGTTTGCAGCTTGGCTTGGCTGGTGATGTAAAATCGGTAAGCGGGGTCGTATCGGAATTGCGGATCGACTACGGACCGGGTTATCGAATATATTTTGGTGTTCTCTCGCGCACCAGAAAAGAGGCCCAGGGTAACGGTACATTGTTTGATGGATTGTTGCAGGGCAGGAGGGAATTGATAATATTCGCATTGCTGCTCAAGGATTTTAATTTCGGTTCGGTCCGGTAATCGGATCGATTCCCCCGGTTTCGCCGAAAGGACCGCATTATATCCCTGAATCAGGCTGATGAAATGGCCGGCCAGGATAACCAGAAAACAGAGATGGATTAAGGAGGGGGTGACTTTTATGGAAAAAATTTTGAAAGGCATCTGGGTCCTTTTAGGCCAGAGGAGACGGATCCGGTTCCAGGCACAAACCAGGGTATTGATCCCCAGAAGGGTCAGCAGCCCCAGTAAGGAACCCAGCCAAAGGATCTTGAAGGGCTCATTTATCCCGTAGCCGATAAGCCATTCCTGGAGCAGGAGATGGTTCAAAGGGTTGAATAAGGCCGAATTAAATTTGATAAAATAAGAGCCGGCAACCAGGTTCAGGGAAATGAATAAAAAAAGATAAAAGGTAATCTTGACATTGCCGCACCAGTTCCAGATTTTTTGAAACATAGGGTTATCCTCCCAATCGGGTAATGGCCCGCTCAGATATTTGGGCCCCTATGTTGAAAAGGAGGACCAGGAAGAACCCCAGGATGGAAAATCGGGCCTCTTGTCTTAATGGCCAATCCGGTAAAAAGCGTAGATGGAGGATGGCGGCATAAAAACACCACAGAGAGGCCGACTGCAAATGACGATTGCTCCAGTGCAAGGGGGTGGCCCAGCCCAAATAGGACCAGTAAGCCCCGACCACCTGGGCAAGGCTGTAGAAAACAAACCCCCAGATCAGGAAGGAATGAAAAATCCTGGCCTCCTCTTGCTGCCGCAAATATAAAAGTCCCAGCCAGGCCCCAAGGATAAAACAGGCCTGAGCCAAGACCTCGAAAAAGAAGAAAAGGGAAGAAAAAATAGTCTGGGATTTGGGCGACGGAGGGATGATGCCTCCTGGGAAAAAGGAGGCCGGCAGGGAAAGGAAAAAAATTAAGATGATGATCGAATCCGCCAGGGACTTATTCTTGGCAAATACTTTGAGCCCTATGGAAAGTAATCCCAGACACCAGGGGAGAAAATAAAGACCTTCAAAAAAGGC
This window of the Deltaproteobacteria bacterium genome carries:
- a CDS encoding substrate-binding domain-containing protein, with amino-acid sequence MKKFFAPFLGLLILLIPFFASAATAAEKQQKNVILATTTSTQDSGLLDVLIPIFEKETGYFVKTISVGSGQAMKMGEKGEADVLLVHSPEAEKAFIDKGFGINRMLVMHNDFIIVGPPVDPARIKGMKSSKEALKMVAQTGALFLSRGDNSGTHSKEKGLWKAAGVNPEGQKWFQQTGLGMGQTLNVAAEKKGYTLTDRATYLSLKKNLGLDILIEGEPLLLNIYHVIEVNPAKWSKVNAPGAKAFAGFMVAKKTQEIIAKFGVDKYGSPLFFPDAGKKPESLGL
- a CDS encoding ABC transporter substrate-binding protein, which gives rise to MKPARIIFVVFCLFLLVLPPAFAQTARPEKPKIVVAVGGQQGLIYLPLSVAWRLGYFKEAGLEVDLQNLAGGGQALRALVGGSAEFVSGFYDHTIQMNAQGKKIKAIVMQQRFPGLVLLVSKAARDQGVKSLADLKGKKIGVTAMGSSTHFFVNYLLNGVGLTPEDYSIIGVGIGSTAVAALRNKQIEALSGLEPSVSTIQNLGDLGLVLADTRTTAGTTKIFGGSYPAGCIYTREEIIRQYPQTAQALVNAMIKALRWIQTHKPEEITALMPEEYYQGNKEIYLQALKNMLDSFSPDGRIALGDAQNVAKVMSSDPVVKKASVNLADTFDMRFVEASWKTQKK
- a CDS encoding ABC transporter ATP-binding protein; this encodes MTFKGVNKSFLTPDGGTYLATSNIDLNLGQGEFVTIVGPTGCGKSTLLNLAAGLLFPDKGSVEILGFPLTGINRFAAYQFQEDVILPWKTAEENVMLGLLFRNRPFKEARASARDWLARVGLTGFENRYPHQLSGGMRKRVALAQALIVEPQILLMDEPFSALDEQTRQFMEDDLLNICTEFGKTVLFVTHDLEEAISLADRVMVLSAGPGATIIGDYPVNIPRPREVADIRVHPVFREIFKTIWEHLRGEVMKAYARK
- a CDS encoding ABC transporter permease codes for the protein MPGNDYFRLRLKQLSVFIVGVAAWEVSAALQWIDPFFFSRPSAVVVRLVKWFSGGSIYPHIGITALETLLAFLAGALLGIIFGFLFARIPSLAAIFDPYVKIANALPRIALAPIFTLWFGLGILSKVVFGVTLVFFIVFFNTYRGVREVNPNILNNARMLGANERDLFRHVLLPSAMSWILASLHTSVGMALVGAVVGEYLGAARGLGYIIAQAEGVFDTTSVFAGLVVLSAFVLIIDLIVSVVESRLLKWKPSA
- a CDS encoding type II toxin-antitoxin system Phd/YefM family antitoxin — its product is MKAITFTEFRQHASRLFSAIEEGEVIVILRHGKPIAEITPLSKEAARPSWKKPGLRLSVKGASLSSAILEERERENVL
- a CDS encoding type II toxin-antitoxin system VapC family toxin, whose translation is MKTFFDASAFAKRYIEEDGSQQVDELCQEATELALSVICVPEIISALNRRIREKILSRREYRTVKEHLSDDIHDVEIINLTPEILAKATTLLEAHPLCSMDALHIACALEWGAELFVSSDKRQTTAAGKAGLKIKLI
- the ccsA gene encoding cytochrome c biogenesis protein CcsA, whose protein sequence is MAPFFAIDKLYYLLAALFYLAAMMVFIFRQRKCALGLLLAGFALHTCFLWKRAWTLGFLSPNAFFEGLYFLPWCLGLLSIGLKVFAKNKSLADSIIILIFFLSLPASFFPGGIIPPSPKSQTIFSSLFFFFEVLAQACFILGAWLGLLYLRQQEEARIFHSFLIWGFVFYSLAQVVGAYWSYLGWATPLHWSNRHLQSASLWCFYAAILHLRFLPDWPLRQEARFSILGFFLVLLFNIGAQISERAITRLGG